The Leclercia adecarboxylata region TGATGCTGCAAAAAATGAGCGTTGTCACTCTTGCCTGTTTGCTCTTTACCGGATGTATGTCCATGTCCGGTGAGGGCACTTCGCCTGAAGAGAAGAAGTTTCGTAAAGTCGAGGCCGCGGCGAAAGAGTGTTCCGAGATTGTAAAAAACCAGACCATCGAACTGACCGCCGAGGGTAAAGACGCCAACACCCGCTGGACAACCATCGACTATGTGGTGCCGGGGCAACAGGACCGCACCGTAGAGTACCGCACCTCATCGGTGCTGGATAACGGTGAGCCGGGCAAGGCGTGGCAAACCTGTATGTCCGATAAAAAAGCCCTGGTGCCTGAACTGAAAATATAAGGTCTGAAACGGCTTAAAGATAACTGGCAGGGGCGTGTGTCTCTGCCGGTTTTTTTTATCTGGCAGCATGGCAAAAGGGGGCTGATGACAATATACTAAATTACATTATATAAAATTGTATATTAATGGGCTGACTAAAACGTGACTACGGATACCGATGTTCAGGATGCAATGAAACAGGCGGCGCTGGGGGCTGTGGAAGTGCTGCGTGGTTTGTCGAATGCGGACAGACTGCTGCTGATGTGTCAGCTGAGTCAGGGGGAGGCAAGCGTTGCGCAGCTTGAAAAGGCGGTGGGTATTCATCAGCCCACCTTATCCCAGCAGCTGGGCGTGCTTCGTCGGTTAAAGCTTGTCGAAACCCGACGAACCGGTAAACAGATTTTTTACCGGATTGAAGATCCCCGGACGTTCGCGCTGTTAAACACCTTATATGACCTGTACTGCCCACAGACAGGAGCCGACAATGACAATTGATCTCACCCACTTCACACCGCTCAGCAGTTTCGGCGGCGGATTGCTAATCGGGCTTGCCGCCGTTTTGTTGATCCATTTTTGCGGCCGCATTGCCGGTATCAGCGGCATTCTCTCCGGCGTGTTATCGAAGCCAGAAGGGTGGCGAATGGCCTTTTTAGTCGGTCTTGTCGGTTCCCCTCTGCTGTATAGCCTTTTCTTTCCCTTGCCCGGGATAAACGTGCAGACCTCCTGGCCGATGATTATCGTGGCCGGCCTGCTGGTGGGCGTGGGGACTCGACTGGGTTCCGGGTGTACGAGCGGGCATGGCGTCTGTGGCCTGTCACGTTTTTCTAAGCGCTCCCTGGTTGCGACCCTGACCTTTATGATGACGGGAATGATTACTGCCACTGTTGTGGGTTTCTGGCTGGGTTGAGGAGGCATTATGCTGATGGTTATGGCGTTTCTGTGCGGTCTTATTTTTGGTGTGGGCCTGCTGGTAAGCGGTATGGCGAACCCGGAGAAAGTGCTTAACTTTCTGGATCTGTCCCATCCCTGGGATCCCTCGCTGGCTTTGGTCATGATCGGGGCGATTGCCGTGGGGATCGTCGGTTTTGCCCTGGTCAAACACAGGAAAACGGCGTTTTGCGGGGTGCCTGTTGTGCTGCCGAAGAATACGACCCTCGACAGGGCCCTGGTGGTGGGTGCCATTCTGTTTGGTCTTGGCTGGGGGCTGGCGGGGATCTGTCCCGGCCCGGCGCTGGTATTAGCAGGGGCGGGCGTCGGGAAAGGCCTACTCTTTGTTGTGTCCATGATCGTCGGCATGGTGCTGGTTGGCCGGTTTCGCACCTCCTGACAGATATAGCTGACGCATCATACCGGGCTTAGCGCCTG contains the following coding sequences:
- a CDS encoding ArsR/SmtB family transcription factor; translated protein: MKQAALGAVEVLRGLSNADRLLLMCQLSQGEASVAQLEKAVGIHQPTLSQQLGVLRRLKLVETRRTGKQIFYRIEDPRTFALLNTLYDLYCPQTGADNDN
- a CDS encoding YeeE/YedE family protein, whose translation is MTIDLTHFTPLSSFGGGLLIGLAAVLLIHFCGRIAGISGILSGVLSKPEGWRMAFLVGLVGSPLLYSLFFPLPGINVQTSWPMIIVAGLLVGVGTRLGSGCTSGHGVCGLSRFSKRSLVATLTFMMTGMITATVVGFWLG
- a CDS encoding DUF6691 family protein — encoded protein: MLMVMAFLCGLIFGVGLLVSGMANPEKVLNFLDLSHPWDPSLALVMIGAIAVGIVGFALVKHRKTAFCGVPVVLPKNTTLDRALVVGAILFGLGWGLAGICPGPALVLAGAGVGKGLLFVVSMIVGMVLVGRFRTS